The window AGCAGTCGAATCAATGGATCAATTGAATTGAAAAACAATCTAAACAATTGTAGCAAAAGTCCCTCACAGTACATCCCTAAGTTATGTGAAGGGAgataagaaaaacaatctaaacaAGCTAACTAGTCAAATGGGAGATAATAATAGATTTGAGTAGTAAAACTATTTTTACAACCGTGCCAGTTCTTTGGGTTTGATAGAAACAGTCCGATTCAAATGGCTGCCAGTGTCAAGGGAgataagaaaaacaatctaaacaAGCTAACTAGTCAAATGGGAGATAATAATAGATTTTAGTAGTAAAACTATTTTTACAACCGTGCCAGTTCTTTGGGTTTGATAGAAACAGTCCGATTCAAATGGCTGCCAGTGTCGAATCCCATGATCGAGCTTATCAAAACAtccatttttaaaactctctgaTAGCATTCAACCAGTTAATATCTGGGTCCATGCGGTTCCAATCGCATTGTATAACCAGAACATACAGTTTTTGGTCAGAATAGAACGAACAATTTTGGGAGTAAATAAttgcaaggatttttttttaaaacaaaaatgaagaatagAATTAGATCCAGTTAAAGTGCATATGATATTGACATTGGCACACATCTAAAGAGCATAATCAGCAAAAAATTGATTCGAAAACTGACCTGCTTTCCGATGTCGAAGGGCACATACTTATACTTGATCATATGCATGATTTGCCGCTTCATGGTCAGGACAAAGAGGATGATCCAATAGCAGAGAAGGATGGGCCAGAAGACAGGCACATCGAACACAGAGAAGAAAGTCATCGCGAAGGCCACGCAAAAAGCTTTCGTTATGGAGTACCTGAAAAGTTAAATAAGGCAAATTATTGGATATGGTATTAGGATTTGACACACATTGTATAAGTCATTGGCCGAGACAAAGAAGGGATTTAGGCAGCCAACACTTTTTAAAAACATAAACCATCACAATTGACGAGTTAGATTGACTCCAAAAGTTGTGAAAAAACACAAAGCGATATTTTGCAACAAGTTCCATTTGTTCATCAGTAAAATTGAGGAACAATCACAAGCAATTTCTGGATTATATTTCTTGATATAATCCAGAAATATACTGCAAACCTATGGGAGTGGCTGATACTACCAGCCCCCACTCCCTTTGGGTTACCCAATTCTCATTCAATAAATAGTACAAGAACTTTAAAACATTGCGTATAACACATTTCATATTGGATTATCGTGGCTGACATCATTCACAATTATGCAACTAACAGATGCTTATGAATAGAATAACTAGCGCATTGTTCTATTTTTACACCTTCATGAAAATAAGTGTTCAATGAAACAGTTAAGACTTATCAGAAGTAAACCACTGTGAAATTTGAGGGGGAAACTAAGTGGAGTACAGAGAATCAGTAAAATGGGAGATGAAATATGTAAATACCATAAAGCAGTAATAGGAAAAAGATTTGCAGCATTCTTCCTGAAATTTTAATCTCAGGCCATCAGCATTTAGAACATGTTGTAACTCATAACCCTTGTCTCCTATTTCAATTAGAAGGTAATTAATATGTTAGAGTAAGAAATAGTGGGAGAGCAAATTAATTTGGGAGAACTCAGCATTATACCAATCTACAAAAACAAGTTCTGGATAGGCATAAACATTCTAAAACAAGGATGGATTTATACCTTGAGGTAGCATCCAACTAAGAGACAACATTCACAAAAAAGATGAACCTCAATAGAACACATAAGCTACAAAACTAGGCAAACACTCTAAGCTTAAAGGCACAATACAGTTTTCTGATCCTCAAAAATATGTCAAGGTAAAAGGCGCTGCAGATCTCTGCTCGCAATCAAGTTAAACCAGCAAGACAGAACTGCAGCTCCTTTAACCAAACGTAGATGAAAGACTAAATATCTTAGGCGCCATCTTGCAGAATCATCAATAGTTTGAGAAAAAATTTCTCAAGCAGAAGATAATGACAAACATAACAAAAGTACAACCCGCAGCCAAGAACAAAAGATGTTGTGAAATGTATGGAGCTATGAAGTTACCAAAACTTGAACTCTGGAAGCCTGCGAATAAAGGGTTTGAACTCATCAGATCCCCTCATGGGTAGTGAAGGCCCATCGGAGCCTTCAATCTCCGGATCCACCATTGGCGAGAGGAATCCGATGAGCAGATTGAGCAGGTAGATTCCAAGCCCATAGCTGACGATGTAAAAACCCTGCAGGAAGTAAACGCGCAGAGAGTAGACGAGCGCGAGCCCCAAGGTTCCAATCCATCTTCCGACGGTGTGAGGAGTAGATCTATCCAAGTAGTACTGGAAAGCACGGGATAGATCGCGCCTCCATTTCGCAAGAGGCAACGGCGCTCCTGCAGCTGCTTCCCCGCCCAATCCTCCCTCCATGAGGAAAGAATACTAGAAAAAGGCCAAAGCAAGAAGTTAACTCTAGATTATCTTCCTGAAACTGGATTCATCGAGAGGATCTGGAACCATCAGATTCGTCGGGTAAGAGAAATTAGGATTTCGTCTGGGAGACGCACCTCCTCGGGGGCCGGAGGCGAAGCGAGGAAGGTGGGAGAACTATGGCGGCTATTAAACGATGAAGGGAACTCCAACGCCGTCAGAGGAATCGGCGGCGACGGAGGACGAGAAGGCGGAGGCGTCGTTCGTGTTTCTCCGTGACGACAAATTGTGAGGTAGCTGTAATGTTAACAGGGTGGATCCGGTTCACATGCGAAACAACCGAACCGGTTTGGGTTTACACCTCTCAGATGAACCGCATATTTACTCGGAAAATggaatattcttttaattttgtaaaatgCCTCATAGACGAGTTTTAAAAGCTCTTaccatttttatattaagtagtTTAATATAAACTCTCGTGATTATTTTATTAAGTAGTTTAAACCTATGCCATATGTTGGAATAAAATAAGAGCAAAGGAATTTAATATTCAGACCTTAAATCTTAATGCGCATCATTTTCggccaattaataaaatttaatattcttCCTTTACCATTTCCAACTATGCAGGAgctagataataaaaataaacttatactttttatttattatttttattcttatatttattttattttattttttataataaatatttttatttattaaatttatttatggtTGAAGTTATGATTTTATTATGTTAATTATCTTATAAAAATATGGCTTTTTGTCTAAATTTACATTTAAATTTaggtaaaaattaaaattatttttcttcatCACACTTTAATTTTTGTTATCAAAAACATCTCACCTATGTGCAACTAATTAATCACCTCCTGTTGGTCCAGATGGACCGATAAGAAAGGGATGATTAcctgttaaaaaaattaaatctttctcaattttcaactcagattagtagtaaCAGTATAATTATAATAAGTAAATTAAAataactataaaatgaaagaagaggtaaaaaaatttacttggttacaacctaggtggttattaatccaagacaaatgaaaaacACTAAAAGTTTCCTTcgatgaaggcagagaagccttttacacttgttAAATACTCAGACAattactaggaaatgaatattagaatttatatttatttcctagctccagagaCTTTTTTATAGTCCCTGAAAAATTCTATCCGGGGATAGAAGATGTCTCTAGCGAGGCAGGCGAGGATAAGACTCTATCCTCGCCAACAACCACTTTTTGCCTTGGCACCTTCaagtgattgaaggcgccttccatgaaggcttaAAGGTGCCTTCAATTGTTTGAAGGTGCATTCCACCAGAAAGGCACGAGGGTACCTCCAGCAgcgttgaaggtgcctctagcagCTCTATTTTGCTCTTCCGCTGTTCCGTTAGCTtgagtgatttcagccaaccagaatagggctcaccctgaacccattttccggccttctcctcgagcagccttcctccctggcttctcgtccctcatatGCATCGAGTCTGTTAGCTCCCTTCGCGCGCCATCCTTTTTGCTAACTGCATCTTCTGCTTGACttattgtgttcctaagctcctgcatacttagacacaaggatcaaatacacagaacctaacttaacttagttgaccacaGTAAAACTAGCACGGGGTACTagcaatctccccttttttatctgcatcaacccaagttaaagttagggtctAACAGAATAATAACAAGTTGTGAAAAATCTTGCAAAAAATCTTGTAATATAGAGAATTAACCAAGTAACAAAAATTGCAAAAATTTGAACAAAAATAGTAAAAATGTTCTTATTCCCcttaacttatctcccttttgatcacatcaaaaaattataaaacaTTTTTCTAGGGGTATAATAAACAAATATAACCATTAATTGTCTTAACAGttagataattaaatattaatttcaataattagctttcAGACTATGGCGAGACACTAAACCTTCTTGGGTAATGGAACAACAACCATttctaaacaaagtcttttaaagaaaataaatatttaattttctttctgagacttctaagtttttttttaaaaaataaatgataacactttaatctaagtatgatctaagaatcctgtacaggttcctacctactggatttaCGAAAAAGTTGGGAGGTACATAACTTCTGaggatttttctaatttatccttgatgttttctaatgtatcATTTTAGTTTATCATACTTTCTAAATTTTGGTTTTTAAAAGTTATTCAGTTTCAAACATGCATGTTCATTTTCAaacttttgatttgtatttttaatttatcgttttctaattttaaattatcaaacaaatctagGGGGTATGCATTGGTTAATTGTCTTTTCaagtttatattttctttttctaattttactaaatccttagaaaaaatcttaataaattgaaatagcTTTTCAGAATATAAGGCgcgtacttgacttacctcgtATTCTGATGCTCCCACTTCATCGCAACTTTCCTctaatgatcctcccccttcacgaatgctcatctctgagctgcttgCATCTTTCTTTTGATAGTTTGCTATTAGGGCTAGTCCGGCATAGGCTTCAACTTTGGATTCTGATGACGACGTTTTGTCCCACGTCGCTTTCAGGGTTTTGAGATTAGATTTCGTTGATCTTTTGCCAttgtccttcttctttttctttagttttgggtagtcatctttgatgtgtccttctccttAGCAGTTGTAACACCGGACCTTCCTTTTGCTTCGAGTTTGTTTTATTTACttgtgacttattaaatttatttgatttaataaatttattgaattttcttaccattaaggTTGCTTCGTCTTCATCGATTGATGCTTCGGAGTTTAAatcttccttcttggctttcaaggcaagattgttgttcgacttttcgatttctttaggatctgcacatcgagtttcatgaagttcaaaagtataaaacaaattctctagtttacttacctcgaagtccttagagatgtagtttGCATCTAATAAGAATGACCATTCTGGAGTTCTCGAGAAGGCGTTGAACGCATATCGGATTGAATTTCGgttcgttaccgattctccgagattgttgagctgagtgatgagttGTTTGATCTGTGCTTGGAGCTGTGCTACCTTTTCTCCATGGTTTATCTACAGGTTTGTTAGTTGGGTTCGAAGGATGTctcgccttgctaactttgcttccgaAGTACATTCgtggagttttaggaatttctcctagagctcttTGGCGGATTTGTAGCTGCAGATTTGATTAACCTCCTAGGGcggaaggacgctcagcagatggaactctgctttaccattCGCCACGAAGTCAGTTTGTTCTTTCTTCATCCATAAACACATCTTCTTTTCCAGCTCCATGTTGGTCCTTgggggctacaaaatcatatttcataattaacagGATCTCAAAatctgttattttttttaaaaaatatctccatgcgGCGTTTCCATTgcgcgaagtctccctcgaacttcggtggatgaATGCTTGCATCGGTCATCGTTTCGTTGCTTTAGTGGCGACTAGTCCTTTCTGAAGCGACcttactttgataccacttattggtcctGGTGGGTTGGCAAGATTGGGGGGGGGGAGGGTGTGAATTgcctattaaaaaaaatgaaccttTTCcaactttcaactcagattagtagcaataatataattataacaagtaaattaaacaattacaaaatgaaagaagaggtacagaaatttacttggttacaacctacgtggttgttaatccaagacaaatgaaaagcACTAAAAGTCTCCTTTAATAAAGacggagaagcttcttacactTGTTGAATACTCAGATAATTGCTAAGAAATGTATACTAGAGTTGATatatatttcctagctccagggatctttttatagctcctgaaaaattCTATCCGGGGTTGGAAGACGCCTCCAACAAGTTGGAAGACGCCTCCAGCGAGGCAGGCGAGGATAAGACTTTATCCTCACCAACGACCACTTTTTACCCAGTCTAAAGCGCCTTCAAAtgattaaaggcgccttccataaaggTTTGAAGGAGTCTTCCATAAAGGCTTGAAAGTTTGAAGCCGCCTTCaatagcttgaaggtgccttctactAGAAaggcacgagggtgcctccagcaacgttagaggcgcctccaacaacttCGTTTTACTCTTCCGCTGCTcagttcgcttgggtgattttggtcagCCGGAAtatgactcacccgaacccattttccggctttctcctcgagcagccttccttcccagcttctcgtcccttggatcaTCGTGTACGTCCTTCTCGTTCACTGGTgtgctcttccgcagcacctcgtcacTCGGATGCATCGAGTTCATCAGCTCTCTTTGTgcatcatccttctcactagctgcgttttCCGTTCAACTTTTTGTGtttctaagttcctgtacacttagacacaaggatcaaatacataggATCCAACTTAatttgattgatcatatcaaaactaccacaaacCACTACACACCTTCTACTCTACTATTTTCATATGTCTCTCATCTAAATTTTAAACCAATAGCACGTTATagtgttacattttgtaattgctACAAGATGTGTAGCAAGTCGTAGCTGCTACGACATCACATGTTgagattttataaattttataaatgttACAACCTAAATGATTGGTGAATAAAGTTAAATTCATATTAGTAGTTATAAAATCATAAATACTATAatgtaaatattttaaaataaatttaatgtaATCATTACGTCattactttagaatttaaaaatataGATGAAAATAATGTATTGAAGTATAATTGGATAATTATATACCAGTGGGTGaatataaaaaaatcaaaatagaataaCTTGgatgatttttttcaaaaataaggatGCTCTGTTTTGTACTTTTACTTGATTCTTTAtcatatttcattttttaaaatatacaaatatttttttatatatatattttttaaagatataACGCAAATATAGTAAAAGGTGTAATTATTCCACGCCTTTTCACTTCAAAGGTCCTAAAGCCATTTTGGTGGCGACTGAACATGAACGGAATCGAATATGCCCACCTAGATGTTCCTGGTTTACACGCGTCACCATCCTGCGTTCCATTTCGACTCCATCGGACGGTCCATCGCCGTCGAAAAGTCCCATCCAAACTTTCCCCATATTTccattcctttttattttcttattcttttagttCCTCCTTCCCAAACACTACACGAGTCCGCAACTACCAGTCTCACCACTTGATCTAGTCGTACTGTTGTTCTTCCACTAAATCTCTGATCTCCTCCTCTGTTTGTCGCCGGTGAATTCTCCTACTCCTCTTCGTGCTTCAGTCTTCCGGTTTCTCTGTTTCTATTGATTCGCTATCTCATTTAATTTGGGTTTGAAAGCGTTTCTCCAACCTCGTTGAGGCTTTTTTCTCTTGATATTTGGGTGCGTCTAGATCGCAGAAGCTCTTCATCCGATTTTCTCTTGCTTTAGTCGGTGATGCGAAACTATGTTTTCATAACTGTTGGCTTTCAGTATCTTTCATGTTTCGTAGTTCTTGTTTCTTTTGTCTCCCGCGATATAGATTTCTGTTTTTTCTGAATCACTCAATGCGGCTAATGTTCTTCTGTCACTACAATTAGGTTTGTAAGATGTTGAGGGGGGATTACATAACTCGTAGAATAAGTTTGTTGTTATCTTCGGAGTAGATTGGATGAAATTTCTTGGTAGgagattttcttttctttttcccttttttttt is drawn from Zingiber officinale cultivar Zhangliang chromosome 1B, Zo_v1.1, whole genome shotgun sequence and contains these coding sequences:
- the LOC121984091 gene encoding protein RER1A-like, with protein sequence MEGGLGGEAAAGAPLPLAKWRRDLSRAFQYYLDRSTPHTVGRWIGTLGLALVYSLRVYFLQGFYIVSYGLGIYLLNLLIGFLSPMVDPEIEGSDGPSLPMRGSDEFKPFIRRLPEFKFWYSITKAFCVAFAMTFFSVFDVPVFWPILLCYWIILFVLTMKRQIMHMIKYKYVPFDIGKQKYRGKKVSGSSNPSKD